The Gemmatimonadota bacterium genome segment AAACCACGGGCTGGTCGTGTCCCCTGGGCGAGGAAAATCGGGGCGGTGGAAACGCGCGTAGAGGCGTAGATGAATCTAAGGGGCGTTATAGGGGCGTTATAGGGGCGTTATAGGGGCGCGATATGAGTTTAGTCGGCGTCAAGAGATGCATACACAACATGCACAAGTCAGAACGCCTTCCTACACTCCACTACAGACGTACTTTGACCAAAGTTCTGGTTGACCAAACTTCTGGTTCGGAACTGAGCTGCACAGAATGGTTTACGTTCAATCGTTTCCGATCAGGTTCCCGAGAATGCTCACCAACGCCCGTCCCGGTCCATTTTCCGCATAACCCGCGAGTTCGAACTTCCGGTTTCCTTTTCTGCGCACCACGATCTCACTCCAGAAGAAGAAACCCTCCTTCAAACGGACTTCCACCAGGTCGCCGATGTCATAGAGGGTCCCGGTGTTGTTGTTGACCAGGTGGTTCGACCGGGTGATGGCCATGCCTTCCTCGCCGGAACCGTCGATATCGTAGAACACCAGCAGATCGTTCACCGTCGCGGCCGCACCGCAGAAACGATGGTTAAGCTGCAAAGCAACGATGAAGTTCGCCGCCCGATCGGCGTCGATATCGGGGTAAACGTACAGGCCGGCCCTGGAATCGGTCCAGATGCCGCGAGCGGCCTGCCGGACACGTTGTACAGCCGGATCGGCTGACGACCCGGCTCCCGTGCCGCTGGAGTCGTCGGTCCGGGAAGCGCCGGTTCGACCTGACGCGCCGGGTCGGGAGGCGCCGGACCGGGAATACTCCTCTCGGGTATGGGAAGATTGCGAGGAAGAACGGTATCGCGGAGGCGACTGGCGTTGCGAAGTTGTCCGGTAAGGCGACCCGGTTGACGAAGATCTCCGCAGGTTTTTCGGATTGCGGACGAGCCACTGGTAGGCCTCGTTGATCTCCGTGAACTTTGCGGTGGCCCGGTCTTTTACCCGGTCGGGCACCTTGTCCGGATGCCAGATCAGCGCCAGTTCCCGGTACGATTTCTTCACGTCATCAAGCGACGCGCCCGGAGCGAGGTCGAGCGAATGCAGCGCTCTGTTGGTGGTATCATCCATACATGGTTATTTAAGTCATTCAAAGGGTTGTCTCAAGCGATTTTTGCCGGTATATTCAAGGTCGCCACCAGACCAGGTTCCACCCGCCAACGACATTTGAAAAGGTCGCCCATGCCCATCACCGATGCCCTGCCCGACATGAAGCGGGAACTGCGTTTTTTCCCGGCAAGAAACGAGAACCCCAAAACGCTTTCGCGCGAACAGGTCGAGTTTTTCAACACAAACGGGTATCTCTGCCCTCTCGACGTCTTCTCCCCGCGGGAAGCCGAGGAGAACCGAGCGTATTTTGAAGACCTGATGGACCGCGCGGAGCAGGAAGGATACAACAGCTACTCCATCAACGGCTGGCAGCGGCATTGCGAGGGTATCTACAACCTGGCCATGAACCCGCGGATTCTGGACTACGCGGAAGACCTGGTCGGAGAAACGCTGATCTGCGAAATGACCCACTATTTCTGCAAGATGCCGGGCGACGTAAAGCGGGTGAGCTGGCACCAGGACGCGTCCTACTGGCCCCTGACCCCGAGCAAGGTGGTGACGATCTGGCTGGCCATCGACGACGTGGACGAGGAAAACGGGCCCATGACGGTCATCCCCGGTTCCCACCTCCACGGGCAGATCCCCTTCGAAAACAGCACGGATGCCGAACGCAACGTGCTGGGACAGACCGTCCACGACCCGCTCAGGTGGGGCGGTGATCCCGTGCCCTTCGTCATGAAGGCGGGCCAGATCTCCATGCACACCGACCTGCTGCTGCACGGATCCGAGCCGAACGTATCCGACCGCCGGCGATGCGGCCTGACGATCCGGTACCTGCCGCCGGACGTGCGGGGCCGCTACCCGGAGTACCACCGGGCCGTAATCTGCCGCGGCAGCGATCCCTCCGGTTACTGGAGACCCGTACCCCGACCCGTCGGCGACGAAATTCCTCCACGCAATCGCTAGACCGACAGCGGCCTGCAGTGCTTGCATGGCCGGCATCCGCTGTTCGTCGCTTCCTCCGCACCGCTGAATTCAAGGCGGTGCCGCGGCTGGACGCGGCGGGCGTCGCGGCAGGTCGGATAGCAGTAGATGCCGGTCGTCTGGCTGCCGATGAAGCGAACCCCGCGCTGCTTCCAGTTCGCAAGGTCCTCCCGCGGGATCCCTTCCCGTTCCAGCAAGGTCCATTTCATTTCCGGCCCGTAGTAGTAGTTTCCCACGCCTCCGGTCGAGGGAACGAGCCGGTGGCAGGGCATCAGGAAGGGAACGGGGTTGCGGGCCATGACCGTGCCGACGGCCCGAATCGCTTTTGGCCTGCCTACTTCCCGGGCGAGCCAGGCATAGGGTCGGACCTCGCCTGTCGGTATCCTGGCCAGGTGCTGGAGCACGGTCTGTTCAAACTCGGTCAGTCCTTCCAGCGTGACCGGCGGCCGGGTGATCTTCTCTCCTTTTATGGCCCGCCTGACCGCTTCGACATACGCTTCGGGCAGCGAACCTCGGACCGTGGTCCGCCCCAGCCTTTCTTTGTAGTAGGATTCGAAGGTGCCGTCCTCATCCACATCAAGTTTTACCGCCGATATGCCCCTGGGTGTGCATGCCACGTGTGCCGACCCGAAATCCGTTTCGATCACATCGTATCGGTCTGCAATCCTGATCATCACTTCCTCCTGTATCCCCGAAGGGGCAGTCAGTTTCAGTTTGGGAGATTCCTCGCCAAGGTTTTCCAGAATAGCCGCTTCTTCTCGTAAATCTGCGCACCTTTCCAGGTGTTTCGTCGCGGACCGGCTGGCCTCATCGTCCGCCTCGCCGGTTCTGATCTGATCCAGGTACTGTCTTGCTTCATTAATGTCCACTGGAACCGTCCTCCATGATTCTGCGAAGTTTACGCAGCGCCCGGTACACCTTGCCCCGCAGCGCCGATTCCGATGAGCGGGTGACCTTAGCGATTTCCGCGTAGGTGTACTGCTCAATGAAGCGCAGGATGATGAGTTCCCGGCTCTCTCTTCCCAGTTCAGCGAGGGCCGACCGGATCGCTTCTGCCCTGGTCAGGTCGTTTCCGGTTTCGAAGACCTGTGCTGGTATGTTTTCCCTCATGCTGACCAGCGCGTCGACTCTTCGTTTGCGCGACCTCAGCCTGTTCAGCGCCAGGTTCCGGACGATGCGATACAGCCAGGGTCGGATTTCGAGCGTCCGGCATCGCTCTGCGTCGTACTTTCCGGCGAGCGTGGTGTAGGCTTTGACAAAGGCTTCCTGCGTGACGTCGAGGGCGTCGTCCGACCCTCCGAGCATATGGAAGGCGTAAGTGAAGAGCCTGTCCTGGTAGGTCGCCACCAGGTCCGTCACCGCGTCCCGGTTGCCACGATGGATTTCCAGCGCGATGCATCGTCCCTCGTCTTGCCTCATGCAAAATCCTTTGCTGGCCGGGGTCGGTCGGTACCAATCTTAAAACACCATGTATGAGGTTTTCGTTCGGGGAAAAAGAGAAACTTGCATCCTTCTTGACAGGTGTTTTCTTATTTCGTTCCTTTCACCTCGGCGATGACGCCAGAGACTATCAGGAACAGGCCATTCGTGTAGCGATAAAGGAATCACAGAAATGAAGATGAGTGCTCGATATGTGAAAATCGTGGAGTGGTCAGACGAAGATCAGTGTTACATTGGCAGTTGCCCCGGTCTATTTTACGGTGGATGTCATGGGGAGAACGAGCAGGAAGTGTTCTCCGAGTTATGTCGGATCGTAGAAGAAACCATTGATTCGTATCAACGGGACGGTGAGTCTCTTCCTTCACCGACTTCGGGAAAAGACTATGCCAACAAAATGCTGAATATCGTCTGATTTGCCTCCTGCTTCGCCTACCCGCCGCCCCCAAGCACCCGCTCCCAGAATCCTTTCGTCCCGGTGTCATGCTCCCCGTCTTCCGCGATGTAGATCGTGAAGGCCGTGTTTCCAATCTGCTCGCCCCGCCAGGCTCGGAATCCGCGGCGGTTCGGTTCGAGGGCGTCCCCCCTGATGTCCGATTTCCAGATCTGGTTCATCGTCGGGTACCACACGAAGAGACCGCCCACTTCCTCCACCAGGATGCGTTCGGCCTGCCGGTAGACGTCCATTCGCGCCTCGTAGTCGCCGACGACACCTCCCGCCTGGACGACCAGCTGGTCGAAGCGGTCGTGCCTCCATGCGTGCCGGCCCGATGAAAGCCAGAGGTTCATCAGGCTGCTGGGATCGATGAAATCCGCCCCGAACCGGACGAGTCCCAGGGGAAGCTGGTGGCTGTTGATCGCGTCCATGAAGATCTTGACCTCCATGTTGCGCACCACCAGGTCGATGCCCAGGTTCTGCTTGATCATGGCGTGGATCGCCTCCCCGGCCTCGTGGACCGGCCGGACGTCGCGGCGGACCCACATCTCCACGCGCGGGAAGCCCTTGCCATCGGGATATCCCGCCTCGGCCAGCAGTTTGCGCCCCAGGGCGGGGTCGTATCGCTGGACGGGATTCAGGGCTTCCGTCGCTTCCGCCGGGAAGCCGGGTGGCAGCATCGAGTAGGCGGGGATCGCGAAGCCATTCAGCGCGGTCGCGCACACGGCGTCCCGGTCGATGGCGTGACTGAAGGCCTGGCGCACCTTCAGGTTGTCGAAGGGCGGGTTGTACGTGTCCATCGTGAGGTAGTAGGTCGCGAAGTCGGTGTAGGAATGCAGCTCCCGGCTCAACTGCGGATCGGTCTTTATCCGGGCGAGTTCGGCGTGGTTCGTCACAAGACCGAAATCCACCTCATCGGCCTCGTAGGACGCGAGGAGGGGCGGCGGCGTCGAGGCGTTGTGCAGCTTGGCGATCAGCGTCTCCAGGTAGGGCCGTGCGGCTCCGTGGTACCGGGGGTTGGCCTTGAGCACGACCCGGTCCGCCTTGGTCCACTCCGCCAGGTAGAAGGGCCCGCTGGCGATGGAGGTCTCCGGGCTCGTCGACCAGGCGTCGCCGTACTTCTCCACCGCCTGGCGCGGAGAAACCCAACTGTCCACCATCAGGTCCGGCATATAGGCACAAGGTTCGTCGGTTTCGATGAGCAGCGTGTAGTCGTCGACCGCGTGGACGCCCAGCGAATCGAGGGGCAGCTCCCGGCCCACGACGCGGCCCCAGTTCTTGATCGGACGGTAATACCACTCCACGTCGTAGGCGTTTTGCGGATCGGCGCCGCGCCGCAGGGTGAACACGTAATCGTGGGCGGTCAGCGGCTTCCCGTCCGAGAACTCGAGGTCGTCCCGCAGGTAGAAGTACCAGCCCAGTCCATCGTCGGTGGGTTCCCAGCGGTTCGCCGCCGCCGGGATCAGGTTGAAGTCCTTGTCGAAACGGATCAGCGGTTCGGCGATGATCCGGTGGCCGTAGGTCCCCTTGTAGATGGTGCGGAACCACTCCATGTAGGTGTTGTCCAGCTGAAACGTGCGGACGTACTGCTCCGAGGGCGGCGCCGCGTCGGGCGGTAGTTCGACGCCCGCTGAGTTCACGTACCGGGAGGATGATTGGTCGGGCTGGTCACCGGCCGGACTGCCCGGTCCGCCCGGACCGCCCAGGACACGCAGCATCCCGGCCGAGACCACGAAGAAGATCACGGCGATGGCAATGGTGCGGACCAATTTGCGTATTGAGGGACTAACGCGGGCATGGGTGATCATTGAGGGACCATCCGTTGGTCACGATGGAGACGTTCACGTTGGGTTGGACGGGCCGTAAAGTACCTTATTCACTTCCCGGTCCCGCGTCAAGCGTAGTCAGGTGAATCGCCTTGACCCGTTTCCGGCGGTCTGTATTTTGCACGTGGACACCAACCTGCCGGGTAAATCGCCCTATGGACTCCTTCCTCGTATCTCAGGCACTCGCCGCCGTCGCTTTCACCTGCGGCGTGATTTCCTTCCAGTGCAAGAAGCGCCGCGACGTATTGCTCTGGCTGAGTGCCTCGGCGCTGACGAACGCATTCCACTTCTTCGTGCTCGGCAGAAGCAGCGCCGGAACGATGTATGTCGTCATGGGCGTCAGGGTCTTCACCGCGGCCTTTACGACCGACCGGCGCCTGATGTACCTGTTCATGGCGCTGATCCTGGCCGGCTTCTTCTTCTCGTACGAACGTCCCCTGGACATCCTGGCGCTTTTCGGTTCCCTCCTGCCAACCTACGGCAATTTCCAGCAATCCGACCGGAAGGTACGGCTGATCTACATGGTCTGCGCGGTGACCTGGATGGTGCACAACTACCTGGCCGGCAGCCCGGTCGCGGTGCTCATGGAGACCACCTTCCTGGTCAGCAATGTGATCGGGTACTGGCGGATTTATCGATAAGAGCTTAAGGCCTGAGCGGGCAGGTCCGATCCCCGCCGCTTCAACCGGTTCGTTGAATGCCTGGACTACGCGACGCTTCAGCTGGAACGTCGCGCCGCTGGACCTATCCGTACATCCGGATCAGCGTCGGCTCGGTGGGCTTGTTCTTGCGGGGCGGACGCTGCGCCGTGACCTTCAGCGCCTCCTCCCATCCCCGGTTCCAGGTGGCGTAGTCCGACAGCACGAATTCGGGATGGCGCCGGCTGCGGACGATGAAGTTGGGGTAGAACGAGCGGCCCGTGGGTAGCCCGGTTTGCTGGTAACGCAGGTCGAGGCTCCACCGGATCGTTCCGGAACGGTTGGGGATGGACCGGTGCGGGATCAGCTTGTGCATGAGCAGGACGTCGCCCTTCCTCATCGGCAGGGACAGGACCTCGCCCTCGGGCAACCCGCCGTCCTCAATGCCGAATCCTTCGCTCCAGTACACGGTCCGGCTGTGGTGCACCCGGGGGATGATCTGCAGGCATCCGTTCTCCTCGTCGGTGTCGCACAGGGGCAGCCAAACGGTGAGAATGAACACCGGGTCGGCGTCCTCGAGATGCACCTGCGCGTCCTGGTGCCAGGGCGCCACGTTTTCACTGATGCGGGCGGCCAGGGCATCCTCTTCGCCGTTGCCACCGCCATTCCCGCCGCCGTTGCCGTGACCCGACAGCCTGTTCAGGCCCTCCGGCAGCTTCGCCCGCAGATGCTGAATGGGGCTGCACGTGATTTCGGGTCCGACGAGGGATTCCACGAGGTCCAGCATGCGGGCGTTGCCGAGAAAGCGGAACACCGCCTCGGCCCGCATGTTCATGATGTCGATGTCATCGTAGATCGCGGTGTTTTCCCGGGTGATCAGGGCCAGCCGCCGCTCGAAGGATTCGTTCTCGTGCAGTTCGGCGATCCGTCCTTCGCGGTGGAGTTCGCTGGCCCTTTCGTCGACAAAGTCCTCAATCCCTGCAATAACGGGATCCAGGTCGTCACTGGTGAGCGCGCCTTCGACGATGACGTAGCCTTCATCCATGAAATGTCGTAACTGATCCTGTGTAAGAGACATGCTGGTGGGATTCCCCTTCCGGTGCCGTGTTTTCATGCCGTGCCGCAACTTCAAGCCGGCGTCACATCGTCAAGCCGCTTTCGGAATGTGCGTAATCAGGTTCTGCAGGTGCCGCAGTCGTTCGGACGAGGCCGTGGACAGCAGGGGGCCGTCCTCCCTGCCGAATACCTCCCGCGTGGTATAGCCATGTTGTCGGATGATCTTCCTGAAGGCCTCAAGAGTTGGACCGTCCGTGTGGTGTCCTGTGTACACAATCGTGAACATCCGCCTTCTTTTACCTCCACCCCACGCGCTGTGCTTGGTCGAATGGTTGAACACGGCGAGGTCTCCGGGCCGGGTCTCGACGGCGACCGCCGGTACGTCGCTGCCGTGGAGTCCACCCCAGCCGCCCATTTTGCCCGTCAGGTGCGCATGGACGGTTTCCGCGTACCCCTCGCCGAACCGGTGGCTTCCCGGTATGACCCGCAACGCGCCTGTGTCCTTCGTCATGGGATCCAGGTAGATGGCCATCTTGTAGAAACGGATGGGCTCGGGCCACTGGGTGTCGGAGTGCCATCTCGTGTCGCCGACGTAGAGGTTCCCGTCGCTATTCCAGTACTGGTACTGATCACCCAGCAGGCCGGCCGCGATGCCGTGAATGCGCGGATCGTCCAACAGCGTGCACAGGTACGGATCATGGTTGATGAACGGCACCACGGCCAGCCGCTCCAGGCCTTCGTGGTCGTCGCCCCCGTTTTTCTTCAACAGCCCGTCGAAAGCCTCTGTGATCTCATCGATCCGGTCGTCGAGCAGACCGGGGAAGTGCAGATACCCGAAGGTATCCATGAATTCTTTCTGGTGTGCATCCAGTTGAAACATGGAAACTCCCAAAAGTCTTTTATAGCCGGAATGGTTCAGTATTCCTCGAGCACCGATCCTTCTATGCCTCGTGTGCCGTCTTCATAGACAAAATAGTAAACGACCAGCACCCGTCCATCCTTCAATTCGAGCGACCATGGATACCCGCAGTCCGGCTCCAGGGAATCGGCGCGCACGACGATGTCCGGCGCGGTGTCCAGGTCGCCGGCCTCGGGTTCGAGGACCCGGGCCAGGCAGCCCATCTGTCCCTCCCACCGGGTGCCCACCGTGGCCAGGATGCGGCCGTCCCGCAGCCCGAGCAGGTGACCGGGACAACCCCGCATGGTCGTAGACCGCCAGGGGGACCAGGTCGCGCCGCCGTTGTCCGAGTGCACTTCCACCAGGTGCACGTCCTGTCCCGGCGGCTGGTTCGGATGACAGCGGAAGAGCACCAGGATCCTGCCGGACGGCGTCCGGTAGATCGCGGGCTCGCTGAAGTGGGCGACATCGTCCTCGGCGATACGGCCTTCGTAGACCCAGGTACGTCCGCCATCCGTCGACGATTGCATCATGCCGAAGAACGGGGGCCGTCCTTCCGGATGGTCTGTCGCCTTGCCCGGAAGCAGCATCCGCCCGTCCGGCATCTCCAGCAGGCCGCTCCGGCAGATCCCCGAGTGCGAGGCGGGATGGCCGTTCACGGCATCCGGGAGCAGCGGAAACGGCTCGGGGTGCGTCCAGGTCCGCCCGTTGTCCGATGAACGCACGTGGAATCCCACGCCGGGACGGGAGACCCAGGTATGCTTGGAGACTTCCGGCGCCTGGGCAAGTACCAGGTCAACCGTGCTGGCGTGCAGGAAGGTCTCGCCGCCGGCCAGCGTGTGGGTCCCGAAATCGATCACGCCGCCGTACGGGTAGGCCGTCACCAGTTCGGTCGCCCCCCAGGACTGCCCTTCGTCACCGGAACGGCAGGCCCGTATGTCGAAAAGAGGGTGGCTGTGGTGGCTGAACCCCGTGGCGGGCGACCGGTGAAACAGGACCAGCAGGTTGCCATTGGGGGTCCGGACGACGTTCGGATGGGCGCCGTACCAGCCTGCCTCGCGGTAGATCGTCATATGCCCCGCTACGCGCCAACCCATATGGACTCACCTTCCCGGTGCTCGATGCAGGTTTTGCACCCTGGTTTGAGTTTTATCGAGATCGACGATGGATTCAAGAATATACCCGTGCCTTCATCGTGGTAAATGGAAATATGGACAGGATGCGCTTCGACCGAGAGTTGGTCGATGCGTTTCATCCGGACATCGCGGCAAGCCGCCTGAACGCATCCGGCCGGGGACCCGTTTCGACATGCGCCAGGATCTTGCCGGCACAGGCCTCGGCGCTCAATTTCGATGTATCGACCTCGAGGTCGTAGATACCGGGTTTATGCACCTCCCGGTCCCATATCCGCACCAGTTCGGGCAAGGGTGCGTCATCCGGTATGTATTCTTCCTTCAGCCAGGTATCTTTGCGCCGTTGCCACACGACCTCGGCGGGACAGCGCACGCCCACGAAATGCGCGTTCAACTCCTCCAGACGTCCCGCGCAGTTGTATAGGATACCGCTCAGCGTGGCGTAATCGTCGTGATGCGTGACGTCGGCCACCACGTTCAGGCCCAGTCGAAGGTGGGCCGCGATGGACGCGTAAAGCGCTCCGTACAAACCGGGAATCAACGGCTCGAGATCGGGCCTTTCGCCACCAGGCCGGTTCGCGATACCGGCGGGACGGAGCCCGATCCCGGGGCGCAGTCGCTCCGGCGTGATTTCAATGAATCGATCGGCGCCGAGGTTCATCCACGGTTCCCGCGACATGCGCTGGATGGCGAGCGCGATGCTGGACTTCCCTGACCTGGGGGCGCCGTTTAGAACGACTGCCGTACCCGGAAGCGTCGCGGCATCCGGCATGGCTGAATTCTCCTTACCTGGGTAGGTCGCGGCATCCGGCATGGCGGTCATCTCCTCGTAACGTGCGGAAACACCAGTGACAGCATTATCGTAAATCCAGTTGCGAAAAGGTATGGCCGAACATCGGTTTCGCTGTGGATTAACCGGAATATAGGGTGTATCTTTTGCGAGACAAATCGGTATTGCGTACTGCCCTGTTTTATGGGGTACCTCTCGCCGTCTGGAAGTTAGTCGACCCTGTATTTGTCGTCCCCAAATCCGGATCCAGTCGATGTTTATCCGACGCGTAACAGGCAACTACGAGCTGAGCGCAAGCGTTGCCGGTGCGGAATCGACGCCCGCGACGAGCGTACCCGCGGCGCGTACACCCGCGGCGCGCACACCCGCGGAGAGCGCACCCGTGGCTCGCATCCGGTTTTCCGGATCGGACGGTTCCGTGAGCGTGTACCTGGAAATCGACGGACAGGGATTCCGCGTGGCAAGACAGGACGGAGAAGTACGTACGGTTTTGAAGAAATATCCCGGCGGGGGACCGCCCCCGTGGGAAATCCGCGTGCTGAAGAAGGGCAACTTCTTCCGGTTCGGGGTGAACGGAAAAACGGGCTGGATCCGGGGACCGTCGGGCGAGTGGGATGGGTGGTACGATCCGTGGGAAAACGAGCTGAACCTGGAGGGAACCGGCGGCTGCGGATACGAGTCCTGCACGGTCACGGCGCTGCCCTGGCTGGACCAGCGGACGGAACCGGTCATCGCGCGGGGTCCGGCCGGCAGCCATTACGAGAAGCAGATCATACCGGGCGCCATTCTTGAGATCGACCGCCGATTCTACATGTACTGCATGGCGGGCATGGAGGGCGAGCAGGAAGGATCCTCGCGGCGCACCGTCGCCGTGGCGGAAAGCGACGACCTGCGATCGTGGGAGGTGCATCCCGTTCCGGTTCTTTCCCATGCGGACGCGCCGGGGGACAATATCTACGTGAACGGCGCGGTCATTGCACCCGACGGGCGGATCGTCATCATGTACGCCGTCCAGCAGTATCCATCCTGGCTCGGATTCATGATGGCTTCTGCCGACGATCCTAAAGGGCCTTTCACGCCTTATTCGCGCAATCCCGTCTACCGGCATTTCAACGACGCCGCCCACGAGTTCGACCTGTTGCGCGTGGACCATCCGGATTACCGGTACGTCATGTGCTATGCCGGCTACACCCCGCGGCCTTCGGGAGGCCGGCCCGGAGGGGACCGGGGTTATCTGCTCTTCAGCGACGATCTCTTGGACTGGCGCGAGGCCGAGCACAATCCGGTGTTCGGACCGGAAACGGCGGACGACTGGGACGCCGTACATGTCCGGCCGCGGTCCCTGAACCGGATCGGCGATACGTGGTATCTCTGGTACGAAGGCTGCAACGCATGGACGCCGCCGGGTGCGGCCGGATCGGAGCGGTGGTGCGATTCGGTGGGCCTTGCCCGTTCGACGGACCTGAAAAACTGGTCGTACTATCCCCGTAATCCCGCCCTTCCGGCCCTTGGAATCGGCACGGAGCGTTTCGACCACACCTGGACGGGCTGGCCCCGCATGGTCGTAAAGGACGGCCTGGGATTCGTATTCTATACCGGGAACGCCCAGGTCGGACTGAGGACGATTCCGATTCGACGCCTGGTGGACTGGGAAAGCGAAGGCGGCGAGACGATTCGGATGGTCTAGGCGGGTGACTCCGGCTAGGACCGGGCGGACCGAACGGACCACTTAGGCAAGCTTCCCTGGTTCGGACCGGTTGGAAGGTCGCAACTGCCGTGATTCACGCCGTCGTGACAGGTGCACCGGCAGGTACACCGCGAAGAACATGGCCAGCGCGACCACGTCGAGGATGGGGATGTACCAGGGCCACGGCGCGAAGAAGAAGGGCGATACCGTCCCCCAGGGCGGCCGAGAAAGGTACATGTAATTCGATCCCAGCACGAGATTTACGATACCCACGACGACGGCGAACACATTCAGGGCGACGAAGGCGCGAAAGAGTCCGCTCAGCGTGGGCCGCATGCCCAGGCCCCAGGTGGCGTACAGGACGGCCACGACGATCCCGGAGTGGACAATGAAATACTGGAAGAAACGCCACGATGGGAAGCCGGCGTCCATGGCGCCCGGGGTGATCACGGCGTTGGCGGAACCGACGAGACCCCAGAAGTAGGCGATTTCGTAAGTGTACTTGTTCCGGAATATCAGGGTAGCGGCCGTGATCAGGCTTGCGACGCCGCAGATATGCAGTGGAAGGTGATTTCGGACCATGTATTCAGGACCGAACTGCACGAGGCGGTATCCCCAGGCCGAGAATTCGTTGACCAGCAGCATGGCGGCGAGCAGGTAACCGA includes the following:
- a CDS encoding methylated-DNA--[protein]-cysteine S-methyltransferase, whose translation is MIRIADRYDVIETDFGSAHVACTPRGISAVKLDVDEDGTFESYYKERLGRTTVRGSLPEAYVEAVRRAIKGEKITRPPVTLEGLTEFEQTVLQHLARIPTGEVRPYAWLAREVGRPKAIRAVGTVMARNPVPFLMPCHRLVPSTGGVGNYYYGPEMKWTLLEREGIPREDLANWKQRGVRFIGSQTTGIYCYPTCRDARRVQPRHRLEFSGAEEATNSGCRPCKHCRPLSV
- a CDS encoding phytanoyl-CoA dioxygenase family protein, translated to MKTRHRKGNPTSMSLTQDQLRHFMDEGYVIVEGALTSDDLDPVIAGIEDFVDERASELHREGRIAELHENESFERRLALITRENTAIYDDIDIMNMRAEAVFRFLGNARMLDLVESLVGPEITCSPIQHLRAKLPEGLNRLSGHGNGGGNGGGNGEEDALAARISENVAPWHQDAQVHLEDADPVFILTVWLPLCDTDEENGCLQIIPRVHHSRTVYWSEGFGIEDGGLPEGEVLSLPMRKGDVLLMHKLIPHRSIPNRSGTIRWSLDLRYQQTGLPTGRSFYPNFIVRSRRHPEFVLSDYATWNRGWEEALKVTAQRPPRKNKPTEPTLIRMYG
- a CDS encoding phytanoyl-CoA dioxygenase family protein, encoding MPDQRQFPVRFLHVIKRRARSEVERMQRSVGGIIHTWLFKSFKGLSQAIFAGIFKVATRPGSTRQRHLKRSPMPITDALPDMKRELRFFPARNENPKTLSREQVEFFNTNGYLCPLDVFSPREAEENRAYFEDLMDRAEQEGYNSYSINGWQRHCEGIYNLAMNPRILDYAEDLVGETLICEMTHYFCKMPGDVKRVSWHQDASYWPLTPSKVVTIWLAIDDVDEENGPMTVIPGSHLHGQIPFENSTDAERNVLGQTVHDPLRWGGDPVPFVMKAGQISMHTDLLLHGSEPNVSDRRRCGLTIRYLPPDVRGRYPEYHRAVICRGSDPSGYWRPVPRPVGDEIPPRNR
- a CDS encoding RNA polymerase sigma factor produces the protein MRQDEGRCIALEIHRGNRDAVTDLVATYQDRLFTYAFHMLGGSDDALDVTQEAFVKAYTTLAGKYDAERCRTLEIRPWLYRIVRNLALNRLRSRKRRVDALVSMRENIPAQVFETGNDLTRAEAIRSALAELGRESRELIILRFIEQYTYAEIAKVTRSSESALRGKVYRALRKLRRIMEDGSSGH
- a CDS encoding peptide ABC transporter substrate-binding protein, whose translation is MITHARVSPSIRKLVRTIAIAVIFFVVSAGMLRVLGGPGGPGSPAGDQPDQSSSRYVNSAGVELPPDAAPPSEQYVRTFQLDNTYMEWFRTIYKGTYGHRIIAEPLIRFDKDFNLIPAAANRWEPTDDGLGWYFYLRDDLEFSDGKPLTAHDYVFTLRRGADPQNAYDVEWYYRPIKNWGRVVGRELPLDSLGVHAVDDYTLLIETDEPCAYMPDLMVDSWVSPRQAVEKYGDAWSTSPETSIASGPFYLAEWTKADRVVLKANPRYHGAARPYLETLIAKLHNASTPPPLLASYEADEVDFGLVTNHAELARIKTDPQLSRELHSYTDFATYYLTMDTYNPPFDNLKVRQAFSHAIDRDAVCATALNGFAIPAYSMLPPGFPAEATEALNPVQRYDPALGRKLLAEAGYPDGKGFPRVEMWVRRDVRPVHEAGEAIHAMIKQNLGIDLVVRNMEVKIFMDAINSHQLPLGLVRFGADFIDPSSLMNLWLSSGRHAWRHDRFDQLVVQAGGVVGDYEARMDVYRQAERILVEEVGGLFVWYPTMNQIWKSDIRGDALEPNRRGFRAWRGEQIGNTAFTIYIAEDGEHDTGTKGFWERVLGGGG
- a CDS encoding exo-alpha-sialidase, yielding MGWRVAGHMTIYREAGWYGAHPNVVRTPNGNLLVLFHRSPATGFSHHSHPLFDIRACRSGDEGQSWGATELVTAYPYGGVIDFGTHTLAGGETFLHASTVDLVLAQAPEVSKHTWVSRPGVGFHVRSSDNGRTWTHPEPFPLLPDAVNGHPASHSGICRSGLLEMPDGRMLLPGKATDHPEGRPPFFGMMQSSTDGGRTWVYEGRIAEDDVAHFSEPAIYRTPSGRILVLFRCHPNQPPGQDVHLVEVHSDNGGATWSPWRSTTMRGCPGHLLGLRDGRILATVGTRWEGQMGCLARVLEPEAGDLDTAPDIVVRADSLEPDCGYPWSLELKDGRVLVVYYFVYEDGTRGIEGSVLEEY
- a CDS encoding YgjV family protein, with the translated sequence MDSFLVSQALAAVAFTCGVISFQCKKRRDVLLWLSASALTNAFHFFVLGRSSAGTMYVVMGVRVFTAAFTTDRRLMYLFMALILAGFFFSYERPLDILALFGSLLPTYGNFQQSDRKVRLIYMVCAVTWMVHNYLAGSPVAVLMETTFLVSNVIGYWRIYR
- a CDS encoding chloramphenicol phosphotransferase; this translates as MPDAATLPGTAVVLNGAPRSGKSSIALAIQRMSREPWMNLGADRFIEITPERLRPGIGLRPAGIANRPGGERPDLEPLIPGLYGALYASIAAHLRLGLNVVADVTHHDDYATLSGILYNCAGRLEELNAHFVGVRCPAEVVWQRRKDTWLKEEYIPDDAPLPELVRIWDREVHKPGIYDLEVDTSKLSAEACAGKILAHVETGPRPDAFRRLAAMSG
- a CDS encoding DnaJ domain-containing protein; this translates as MDDTTNRALHSLDLAPGASLDDVKKSYRELALIWHPDKVPDRVKDRATAKFTEINEAYQWLVRNPKNLRRSSSTGSPYRTTSQRQSPPRYRSSSQSSHTREEYSRSGASRPGASGRTGASRTDDSSGTGAGSSADPAVQRVRQAARGIWTDSRAGLYVYPDIDADRAANFIVALQLNHRFCGAAATVNDLLVFYDIDGSGEEGMAITRSNHLVNNNTGTLYDIGDLVEVRLKEGFFFWSEIVVRRKGNRKFELAGYAENGPGRALVSILGNLIGND